Proteins found in one Lycium ferocissimum isolate CSIRO_LF1 chromosome 6, AGI_CSIRO_Lferr_CH_V1, whole genome shotgun sequence genomic segment:
- the LOC132058791 gene encoding heterogeneous nuclear ribonucleoprotein 1-like — translation MEMEPGKLFVGGISWDTNEDRLKEYFQAFGDVVEAVIMKDRITGRARGFGFVVFADPSVAERVVKEKHIIDGRTVEAKKAVPRDDQHITRNNGSMQGSPGPARTKKIFVGGLASSVTESDFKNYFDQFGTITDVVVMYDHNTQRPRGFGFITYDSEEAVDKVLYKTFHELNGKMVEVKRAVPKELSPSPARSPFNGQNYGLNRVNNLLNAYTQGYVNPSSLGNYGLRMEGRYSPLTAGRNGYSSFNPADFNVPSGIDSTLNPNYGGNGTFGSNYARGGFSSFYNGNSNRFNGPVGFAPGRVGSSSMLNGWNLWDNESLNYGTNTANSNDFGGSGSGVAGYGTLGGLGTIWGSSSISGQGGGNGSFGGGNITNNGEAGGPGYGRNSGSNAANTSAAGAFGNLYGTVGASLYEDTAWRSTSPELDGSASFGYGLGNADSLGYVGGYSVANRSNKGIAA, via the exons ATGGAAATGGAGCCTGGCAAATTGTTTGTTGGTGGAATTTCTTGGGACACCAATGAAGATCGTCTGAAAGAATATTTCCAAGCTTTTGGTGATGTGGTTGAAGCTGTGATCATGAAAGATCGGATCACTGGCCGTGCTCGTGGTTTTGGTTTTGTCGTTTTTGCAGACCCTTCTGTTGCTGAAAGAGTTGTCAAGGAAAAACACATAATTGATGGTAGAACT GTAGAGGCAAAGAAGGCTGTTCCGAGAGACGATCAACACATTACCAGAAACAACGGAAGTATGCAGGGCTCTCCAGGTCCTGCTCGCACTAAAAAGATTTTTGTCGGAGGTTTGGCGTCCTCAGTCACCGAGAGTGACTTCAAGAATTATTTTGATCAATTCGGGACGATCACCGATGTTGTGGTGATGTATGATCACAACACACAAAGGCCTAGAGGCTTTGGATTCATCACCTATGACTCGGAGGAGGCAGTCGATAAAGTTCTGTACAAAACATTTCATGAGCTTAACGGTAAAATggttgaggttaagcgtgcagTACCCAAAGAGCTATCACCTAGTCCAGCCCGAAGCCCGTTTAACGGACAGAACTATGGTTTGAACAGGGTTAACAATTTGCTCAATGCGTATACTCAAGGTTACGTTAATCCAAGCTCGCTTGGAAATTATGGTTTGAGAATGGAAGGTAGATACAGTCCACTTACTGCTGGTCGGAACGGATATTCTTCCTTTAATCCTGCTGACTTCAACGTGCCATCAGGCATTGACTCCACATTGAACCCAAACTACGGTGGAAATGGAACTTTTGGTTCTAATTACGCACGCGGCGGATTCAGTTCCTTCTACAATGGGAATTCAAACAGGTTCAACGGTCCTGTCGGATTTGCCCCGGGAAGGGTTGGAAGCAGTTCAATGTTGAATGGATGGAACCTGTGGGACAATGAGAGTCTTAATTATGGAACAAATACTGCCAACTCTAATGATTTTGGTGGCTCTGGAAGTGGGGTTGCGGGATACGGAACTTTGGGGGGTCTCGGAACAATTTGGGGTTCCTCTTCAATTTCGGGTCAAGGTGGAGGAAACGGATCTTTTGGCGGTGGCAACATCACTAACAACGGCGAAGCAGGTGGGCCGGGGTATGGACGAAACTCGGGAAGCAATGCTGCCAATACATCTGCTGCTGGAGCTTTTGGGAACTTGTATGGTACTGTAGGTGCTTCGCTTTATGAGGACACAGCCTGGCGTTCAACATCTCCAGAACTAGATGGCTCTGCTTCCTTTGGTTATGGACTTGGGAATGCAGACTCACTCGGTTATGTTGGTGGTTATAGTGTTGCAAATAGATCAAATAAAG